A part of Tachyglossus aculeatus isolate mTacAcu1 unplaced genomic scaffold, mTacAcu1.pri SUPER_34, whole genome shotgun sequence genomic DNA contains:
- the GRIN2C gene encoding glutamate receptor ionotropic, NMDA 2C, whose protein sequence is MGRALAPALLLTSLLGSVAELGPGAGEPAVTVAVVFGGSGPLWQERSPAHPRLSPQGFVDLPLEVRPLPVVVNDTNPGTLLTRLCDLLGTTQVHGVVFEDNVGTEAVAQLLDFVSSQTRVPIVSISGGSTVVLTPKEPGSAFLQLGVSLEQQIQVMFKVLEEYNWGSFSVITSLHPGYGLFLEGVRAFTDASYFGWELQDTLTLELGPGTAGSSTLRLLRQLDAEVLVAYCSREEAEVLFAAAGQAGLLGPGYVWVVPSVAVGSTEAPPPAFPVGLISVVTDAWRLSLHQKVRDGVAVLALGAHSYRRRYGALPPPARDCRATPGPAGSARDGFYRHLLNVTWKERDFSFHAGGYLGRPSMVVISLNRHRLWEMVGRWERGIIHMKYPVWPRYGSFLQPVVDSRHLTVTTLEERPFIIVERPDPATGGCVPNTVPCRQQGNGTASDGPGEPYTKLCCKGFCIDILRKLAKVVKFSYDLYLVTNGKHGKKVRGVWNGMIGEVYYRRADMAIGSLTINEERSEIIDFSVPFVETGISVMVARSNGTVSPSAFLEPYSPSVWAMMFALGLTVVAVTVFTFEYFSPGGYNRDLASGKRSGSSSFTIGKSVWLLWALVFNNSVPIENPRGTTSKIMVLVWAFFAVIFLASYTANLAAFMIQEQYIDTVSGLSDGKFQRPQEQYPPFRFGTVPNGSTERNIRSNYRAMHAHMARFNQRSVEEALTSLKMGKLDAFIYDAAVLNYMAGKDEGCKLVTIGSGKVFATTGYGIALQKGSHWKRAIDLALLQFLGDGETQKLQATWLSGICQNEKNEVMSSKLDIDNMAGVFYMLLVAMGLSLLVFAWEHLVYWRLRHQVPQEPPPLDFLLAISRGIYSCFRGVENPAASPAPSPSSAQANVLSLLQTARALVSTAGVDGSLERAARTIDSWGRRRRCREPAPPPAFVPRPPPPAFWPRPPQRLPAPPGAPCGGGLGVGGRPGGARGLLVVSSAPRPLVHLLPPERAGPDLFRGPGRAGRLFSSPALSERRRAPGSPGSGRPCLPPFPEPPELEDLPLVRPEQPGRREARLGAARAPRGPRLSWEVRPGPPPPPPPTPRRRPGLSRGLCPFPALPPAGGSPGGPRADRPLPSAGEGAHGEPPRRSSSCPHTYANLPLCWGPGCPPPPPCASQGPWGPRKRGQRTLTWDVGYRDRGGWESGAGEEEEGEEEEEEEDACRARGPPGTQAWRRISSLESEV, encoded by the exons ATGGGCAGGGCCCTGGCCCCCGCCCTGCTGCTGACCTCCCTCCTGGGctccgtggcggagctgggcccgGGCGCGGGGGAGCCGGCCGTGACGGTGGCGGTGGTGTTTGGCGGCTCAGGCCCGCTGTGGCAGGAACGGAGCCCGGCTCACCCCCGCCTCAGCCCGCAGGGCTTTGTGGACCTGCCGCTGGAGGTCCGGCCGCTGCCCGTCGTGGTCAATGACACCAACCCCGGCACCCTGCTGACGCGGCTCTGCGACCTGCTGGGCACCACCCAGGTCCACGGCGTCGTCTTCGAGGACAACGTGGGCACGGAGGCCGTGGCCCAGCTCCTCGACTTCGTCTCCTCCCAGACCCGAGTGCCCATCGTCAGCATCAGCGGAGGCTCCACCGTGGTCCTCACCCCCAAG GAGCCTGGCTCAGCCTTCCTGCAGCTGGGCGTCTCCTTGGAGCAGCAGATCCAGGTGATGTTTAAGGTGCTGGAGGAGTACAACTGGGGCTCGTTCTCCGTCATCACGAGCCTGCACCCCGGCTACGGCCTGTTCCTGGAGGGCGTGCGCGCCTTCACGGACGCCAGCTACTTCGGCTGGGAGCTGCAGGACACGCTGACCCTGGAGCTGGGCCCGGGGACGGCGGGCTCCAGCACTCTGCGCCTGCTGCGCCAGCTGGACGCCGAGGTGCTGGTGGCCTACTGCTCCAGGGAAGAGGCCGAGGTCCTGTTCGCCGCCGCCGGGCAGGCCGGGCTCCTCGGCCCGGGCTACGTGTGGGTGGTGCCCAGCGTGGCGGTGGGCAGCACGGAGGCCCCGCCGCCCGCCTTCCCCGTGGGCCTGATCAGCGTGGTGACGGACGCCTGGCGCCTCAGCCTGCATCAGAAGGTGCGCGATGGGGTCGCCGTCTTGGCCCTGGGGGCCCACAGCTACCGACGACGCTACGGAGCGCTGCCCCCGCCGGCCCGCGACTGCCGGGCGACCCCCGGACCCGCCGGCTCCGCCCGAGACGGCTTTTACAG GCACCTGCTGAACGTCACCTGGAAAGAGCGGGATTTCTCCTTCCACGCCGGAGGCTACCTCGGGCGCCCGTCCATGGTCGTCATCTCGCTCAACCGGCACAGACTTTGGGAGATG GTGGGGCGCTGGGAGCGGGGGATAATCCACATGAAGTACCCGGTGTGGCCCCGTTACGGCTCCTTCCTGCAGCCGGTGGTGGACAGCCGGCACCTGACAGTGACCACTCTGGAAGAGCGGCCCTTCATCATCGTGGAGCGCCCCGACCCTGCCACCGGCGGCTGCGTCCCCAACACCGTGCCTTGCCGCCAGCAGGGCAACGGCACGGCCAG TGATGGGCCTGGGGAACCTTACACCAAGCTATGCTGCAAAGGCTTCTGCATCGACATCCTGAGGAAGCTGGCCAAAGTAGTCAAGTTCTCCTATGACCTCTATCTTGTCACCAACGGCAAACACGGCAAGAAGGTGCGGGGCGTCTGGAACGGCATGATTGGAGAG GTGTACTACAGGCGAGCGGACATGGCCATCGGCTCTCTGACCATCAACGAGGAGCGTTCCGAGATCATCGACTTCTCCGTGCCCTTCGTGGAGACGGGCATCAGCGTCATGGTGGCCCGGAGCAACGGCaccgtctccccctctgccttcttgg agcCGTACAGCCCTTCCGTGTGGGCGATGATGTTCGCGCTGGGTCTCACCGTGGTGGCCGTCACCGTCTTCACGTTTGAGTACTTCAGCCCCGGCGGCTACAACCGCGATCTCGCCAGCGGCAAGA GGTCCGGGAGCTCCTCCTTTACCATTGGCAAGTCGGTGTGGCTGCTGTGGGCGCTGGTCTTCAACAACTCGGTGCCCATCGAGAACCCGCGGGGCACCACCAGCAAGATCATGGTCCTGGTCTGGGCCTTCTTCGCCGTCATCTTCCTCGCCAGCTACACCGCCAACCTGGCGGCCTTCATGATCCAGGAGCAGTACATAGATACCGTGTCGGGGCTCAGCGACGGGAAG TTCCAGCGGCCCCAGGAGCAGTACCCGCCCTTCCGCTTCGGCACCGTGCCCAACGGCAGCACGGAACGCAACATCCGCAGTAATTACCGGGCCATGCACGCGCACATGGCCAGGTTTAACCAGCGCTCCGTGGAGGAGGCCCTCACCAGCCTCAAGATGGG gaAGCTGGACGCCTTCATCTACGACGCGGCCGTGCTCAACTACATGGCGGGCAAGGACGAGGGCTGCAAACTCGTGACCATCGGCTCCGGCAAGGTGTTCGCCACGACGGGCTACGGCATCGCTCTGCAGAAGGGCTCGCATTGGAAACGGGCCATCGACCTGGCCCTGCTGCAGTTCCTGGGAGACg GGGAGACGCAGAAGCTGCAGGCAACATGGCTGTCCGGAATCTGCCAGAACGAGAAGAACGAGGTGATGAGCAGCAAGCTGGACATCGACAACATGGCGGGTGTCTTCTACATGCTGCTGGTGGCCATGGGGCTGTCCCTGCTGGTCTTCGCCTGGGAGCACCTGGTCTACTGGCGACTGCGCCACCAGGTCCCCCAGGAGCCCCCGCCGCTGGACTTCCTGCTGGCCATCAGCAGG GGCATCTACAGCTGCTTTCGGGGGGTGGAGAACCCGGCCGCCAGCCCCGCGCCGTCCCCCAGCTCCGCCCAGGCCAACGTGCTGAGCCTGCTGCAGACGGCCCGAGCCCTGGTGAGCACGGCCGGCGTGGACGGCTCCCTGGAGCGGGCCGCCCGCACCATCGACAgctggggccgccgccgccgctgccgggagccggccccgccgcccgcctTCGTCCCGCGACCTCCGCCGCCCGCCTTCTGGCCGCGGCCCCCTCAGCGCCTGCCGGCGCCCCCCGGGGCTCCCTGCGGAGGAGGACTGGGTGTCGGGGGGCGTCCGGGGGGGGCCCGAGGCCTGCTGGTGGTGAGCAGCGCCCCTCGGCCCCTGGTCCACCTCTTGCCCCCGGAGAGGGCCGGGCCGGACCTCTttcgggggcctgggcgggccgggcgcctcttctcctcccccgctctctccgAGCGGCGCCGGGCCCCGGGGAGTCCCGGCTCGGGCCGCCCCTGCCTCCCGCCCTTCCCGGAGCCCCCCGAGCTGGAGGATCTGCCGCTCGTGCGGCCGGAGCAGCCGGGCCGGCGGGAGGCTCGGCTCGGGGCGGCCCGGGCCCCCCGCGGCCCGCGGCTGAGCTGGGAggtccggcccggccccccgcccccgcccccgcccaccccacGGCGCCGCCCGGGGCTGTCCCGgggtctctgccccttccccgccctcccgcccgctgGAGGCTCCCCCGGGGGCCCCCGCGCTGACCGGCCGCTGCCCTCCGCCGGGGAGGGAGCCCACGGGGAGCCGCCCCGCAGATCGTCCTCCTGCCCCCATACCTACGCCAACCTGCCCCTGTGCTGGGGGCCGGGatgcccgccgccccctccctgtGCCAGCCAGGGGCCCTGGGGGCCGCGAAAACGCGGACAGAGGACCCTGACCTGGGACGTCGGCTACCGGGACCGAGGTGGGTGGGAGtccggggcaggggaggaggaggagggggaggaggaggaggaggaagaggacgccTGCCGGGCACGCGGCCCTCCAGGGACTCAGGCCTGGCGGCGCATCTCCAGCTTGGAATCGGAGGTGTGA